The region ATCCTTTTTCAATGACCAGGATGAAATAGAAACTATGCCGGTGCAAGGGCTGAACCATATCTTCTCCAGCCAGTAGTTCCTCCAACCTGCGGACAATAATAGGGCCTAAGTCCGCTGAATTACTTGTATCGGTGTGTCCTTGTCGTACCGGTATCGTATCCATGATGAAAAAACAGATGACACTTGTAAAGATACTTTATTCACTATTGGTTAAACAGCGACTCGATTTAGCACTTAGCCCATATTAATCGTTTACGAAGAATCTCCAATTCTAGCGAGCTAACGCATTCTCGCAAAAGGCTCCTGCCTGAGACGTGTGTATTTCGGAGTAAACTGACCCACCTGTTTCGGATGTAGTTGACCCACCCATTTCGGGCCAAACTGACCCACCCCGCCCGCTGAGCAGGAGCCGCCTAATCACCGTAGTTTCGGAACAAATTGACCCTCCGAACCTATGGCCAACCAGCGTCTTCCTATGCACCTACTCCGTCAGATTCTGCTTCTCCAGCAGCAACATAAGTCTATCCGGGATATTGCCCGTTCGCTAGGCCTGGCTCGCAATACCGTCCGGGGCTACCTGCGCATGCTTCCCGATCCGGCAACGCTTTCCCTCCCGCAACTCTCCGACCAACAGTTGGATGAGCTGGTACAAAGTCGTCCGCCTGCGCCCTCACCCGACGCCCCCCTAACTATTCTTCAACAACGATTCGCTCAGATTGACCGCGAACTGACCCGACCCGGCGTTACCCGGTATAGTCTTTGGCTGGATTACAAAGCCGAACATCCCAACGGCTATCAGTATACGCAGTTCTGCCACTATTATCAGCTTTGGAGCCAGCGGCAGCAGACCAGCATGCACATTGAGCACAAAGCGGGCGACAAACTCTTCGTCGACTTTGCGGGCAAGCGGCTCTCGCTGGTCGACCAGACAACAGGGGAGGTTAGGCCGGTCGAGTTCTTCGTGGCCGTGCTGGGTTGCAGTCAGCTCACTTACGCCCAGGTAGTGGCTACTCAGCGCAAGGAGGACTTCATCACCGCCCTGCAAAACGCCCTGCATTACTTCGGGGGCGTACCAGCGGCCATCGTGCCCGATAACCTCAAAGCGGCTGTGATTCGCTCGGATCGCTATGAACCCCAGATCAATGAGACGCTGGCTGACTTTGCGCTCCATTATCAAACGACGATCCTGCCGGCCCGGAGCGGTAAGCCCCGCGACAAAGCTCTGGTCGAAGGAGCCGTCAACATCCTCTATCGACGCATCTACGCTCCCCTGCGCAATGAGGTCTTTCATCGACTTGACGATCTCAATGCGGCTATCCGCCCCTTACTCGACGCCCACAACCAAATGCGCTTTCAGAACCGGGGCCATAGTCGGCAGTCGCAGTTCGAGGAGCGGGAGCGAATGCACTTGATGGGGTTGCCCAACACGGCTTATCTCATCAAACACTATGCGGGGAGCCGGGTTCAGAAAAACGGCCATGTACTGCTGTCAGAAGACAAGCATTATTACAGCGTACCCTATCGCTACATCGGCCAGTGGGTACGGCTGATCTACACGGCGTCAAGCGTTGAAGTCTACTGCCAGCACCAGCGTATTGCGACTCACCAGCGATTACAGGGACAGTACCATTACTCGACACTCAAAGAGCATTTGCCCCCAGCCCATCAGTGGATCAGTGACTGGAGCCCGGAGACGTTCGTCCGTCGGGCCGACCGCATTGGCCCCCAAACCCGGCAGGCCGTCGAAGCCATCCTAACGAGCCGGGCGCATCCCGAACAGGCTTATAAGTCGTGCCAGGGTGTACTAAGTCTGGAAAAGAAAGTGGGTAGAGAACGTCTGGAGCGGGCCTGCCAACGGGCGTTGTGCTACCAGAGCGTGAGCTACAAAGTCATCCGATCCATCATCGAACGCGGGCTGGATACGCTCTCCGATGCCAGTCCTGTCAGCTCAGTACCCAGCCATGAAAACATCCGGGGCGCATCAGCCTACCAGTAAAGCCGAGCCAATCAACACACGTACCAACTACAAAAGGGAATAAAAAGTATGAATAACCAAGCGACACTTGACCGACTACGGGACCTTAAACTGGTGGGCATGTATCAGGCCTTCGAGACCCTGCTTCGCCTACCCCTTCACCAGCAACCGCCTGCCGACGAACTGCTGGCCCAGCTTACTGAAGCTGAACATGAGTACCGTCAACACCGACGCACCCAGATGGCCATCCGGGCGGCCCGCTTTCGCTATCAGGCCTCGCTGGAAGAGTTGCACTACGGCCCTGGCCGCAACCTGGATAAGACGCTGGTGCTTCGTTTGGCCGACTGCCGCTTCATCGATCGAGCCGAGAATATCTTCCTGACGGGATCAACTGGCTGCGGCAAAAGTTACGTGGCTTCGGCCCTGGGCTATCAGGCCTGTCAGCTGGGGTATCGGGTGGGTTATCACAATCTGATCCGGCTCATACAGCGACTGCAACTGGCTAAAGCCGACGGCTCCTACCAGCGGGAGATGAGTCGTCTGGAGCGGCAACACCTGCTCATTCTGGATGACTGGGGCTTACAACCCCTTGATCAGAATGGCCGATTGGCCCTGTTACAGATCATGGAGGACCGGCATGGCAAGGCCGCTACGATCATCACCTCGCAACTGCCGGTGAGTAAATGGCACGAATACATCGACGATCCTACCTTGGCCGATGCCATCCTGGACCGGCTAACTCACAAGGCTCATCGGATGGAGTTGAAGGGTGAATCGATGCGACGCAAGCAAAGTCTTGCGGCTGAGAAATAAAGTGTACTAACTTTGAGCGGTTCCTACCCACAGGCGGGGTGGGTCAGTTTGCTCCGAAACGCCTGGGTCACTTTGTCCGGAATACATATGAGACGAAGGAGCATTTTCTTATCTGCTTCTGAAATGGGGCATTTTAGTAGACGTATTTTTTAATACTTGTCCAACAACATTATCCGTCCTATGCGACTGTTACATATTGATTAAATAGGGGCGTAGGGATAGGCCAAACAGGACGAGTTTGTTTCGGTAAATCCCAGTTCGCGGTTAACACTTATATAACGAATAAAAAAGATGGACCACTTTATCGTCTATTTTACCCATACTACTTTTACCATATTTAAATATTTACGTATCATTGTTATGCGTAAATAAAATGTATATGAGTATATCATTCTGGAAACACTATCCACAGTTAGATCAGGATGGGAGGATGCTGGCCCAGGCAACAATAGCCTATCAACAACGATTTCAGTTCGACTTCGTTAAATTAACCCCGGCAGGTACCTGGCTGGCCGTTTGTTACGGGGCGGTTGATGCTTGTCAAGGAGATCATCTGGGACGGCGGACCATTATTAAGCCCTGCGTAAACAATTGGCAGGATTGGCAACAACTGCCCTTGTTTGGCCATCCCTACTTCCCTCAGATGTTAACTCAACAACTTATCGCTTCCCGAATGGTCAGTCAGGCTATGGAGGAGGTTGACGTTTGTGCTACTGTATTCAGCCCCCTTTCTCAGGCCATCCAGATTGCGGGCCTTGATACGTTTATAAAACAGCTGGAGAAGTACCCGGAGGAAGTTGAAAAAGGCTTGACCCGAATTACCCGTAATACCAACTTTGTGCTTGATGAGTTAGCCGAATCAGGCATCAAACGCTTGTTTTACGTAATGCAACATACTCAGGAACATGTATTTCCAGCTACTCAGTACCACCAAATTGCGGCTCGTCATGACCTTGCCTGCCTAGGTTATTCTGCTTCTATTTTTAAGGATACCCTCGTTCATCTGCATGGCGAAAACGTATATTGGGGCTTATCATCGTCCATACGTGGGGTTCGAATTCATTATGGTATCCACCCGACCAATCCGGCACCGGTTGGCCTGGCCCAACAAGCTCAGCTACCGGTTGTAGCCGGCATTCCCGTCAGCGAATTAACGCGGATTACGTCTAAACAGCAAGCCCAACAATTACTGGAGCTACATTTCACTGATACAGCCGAACCGCTTTTGACGGGTAATTGTGTTTTGCCCCTTAACTTTTCGGATCAGCAAACGGACTTCTGGATACAATCCTTTTCACAGCTACTTAATTAATGCTACCGGTCCCCGCTTTAGATTACCAGGGCCCTACAACCCTTCCCTATACACCCTTGCCTGAGGACTACCTTACGCTCCCTTTATTTACTCTTTTTATTCGGCAGGTTCGCCAGCGACCCGATAAGCTAGCCATCTGGGATGGCGTTGCTGGTTATACTTACCATCAGCTTGGCCAGTATAGTGGTCGAATTGCCCAGACCCTGGGTCAATTGAAGCATAGGCAACAGCAGCCAATTGGCATATGGCTTGAAAACGACCGGCAGTTTATTGCCGTGATGCTGGCCGCTCTGGCCGTGGGCAGGCCTTACGTGGCTTTCGATGTTACCATGCCGTTAGCTTATAACTTAGCGTTAGCCAAACAAGCTAACATTGGCGATATGATCAGTATTGCAGCGCACAAAGCCGATCTACAAACGCTTGAGGCTCCGGTGCTTTATCTGGACATATTGCCAGAAGGGGGGAGTAGTTCCTGTTTCCAACCCACGGCGACAGGCGATAGCTTGGCCTATATAATTTATACATCAGGCACAACGGGAACGCCAAAGGGGGTGTATCAGAACCAGCGCAACCTGCTCCATGACGTCAGTCAATATATTGATTCCATTCATCTGTCGGCGCACGACCGACTTTCACTTTTGTACTCCCCCACAGTGAATGGTGCCCTGCGTGATATCTTTGGCACTTTGCTCACGGGGGCTACCCTGTACATCCGCAACCTACGCCATCATGGCTTAGCCTCACTGGCCGCCTTTATCACTACCTATCAGCTCACTATTTATCATTCAGTACCCTCTATTTTTAGAGCCTTTTTACTCACCGCCGGCTCCCAGACATTTCCCTCCGTCCGGTTAGTATATCTGGCCGGTGATCGGATCGTAAATCAGGATGTGGAGAGCTATAAACGGCATTTCCTCCCCCACGCTTTTCTTTATATCGGGATCGGTTCGACGGAAAACGCAACCATTTATCGGCAGTGGTTTGTTACGCATACTACCCGGATCGGCGATGAGCCACTACCTGTTGGCTATGCAGTTGCTGATCGAAGGATGTACCTGCAGTCGACGGATGGCTCGCCAACGCCCTTGGGTGAGACAGGCGAAATCGTCGTTGAAAGCGCTTTTATGGCGTTGGGATATTGGCAGAATCCGGCATTGACTCAAGCCACATTTACCCAAACCGAAAGTGGCCGCCAGTTCCGGACCGGCGACTTAGGTCGTATACGCCCGGATGGATTACTAGAATTTATTGGCCGAAAAGACCGACAAATCAAAGTAGCCGGGCATCGGATCGAACTAGCAGCGGTCGAAGCGGTCATTCGTCAGATCCCATGGGTACAAGATACCGTGGTTATTGGTCGGCCAGTCGCCAGCGAGTACGTATTAGTGGCTTACCTGGTGAGTAGAACCCCATCACCGGCAATGGATCAAGCGGCCCTGCTGGAGTACTGCCGGGCGCGGTTACCCGTTTATATGGTCCCTAAGCACTGGGAATCTATTGCTGAAATTCCCCTGCTGGCCAACTTCAAAGTGGATTTATCGGCCCTGCGGCGGCTGGATGCACAACGCACCCTTCAAGTAAACGCATCGTCGAGTGTGACTCCCGCGAATGGTTCTGCCATGACTACGGCCGGGATAAAACGGGTGTTGAAGGAAGCTTGGTGTGCCACCGGAGCAGGCTTACCAACCGCTTACGAGCGAAATGAAAGCTGGCGCAGTGGAGGCGGTTCTTCTCTGGACGCCGTTGCTTTCCTGCTTAAGCTGGAGGCAGCACTAAACGTGCAGATCCCGTCCGAGTGGATACATAGTCAGATGATTCCTTTGGCTCTTGAAAAGCAGTTGCTGAAGCGGGTTGGCCTTATGCCGGAACCTTTAGTTTCTTCAGTTTCTCGTCCCGTTATTTATTTTTTCTCGGCATTCGACGGTTTAGGGCCCGGCTCAGTTGAGCTGCTACGTGATTTGCAAACCTGGGGGGAGGTTAACCTGATCAGCTACCCAGATGTAACGGCTCTACGTTTCTTCGACATTGATTTTGAATCATATATAGCTACCCTCATGATCCAGATCGCCAGCTTGCCTCCAGCTCAGGTAATAATTGGGGTTTGTAGTGGAACCTATCCTGCTCATGAGGTGGCCCGTCGATTGTATCAACCCAGTGGTACTTCACCGGCTTTAGTATTGGTAGACTACTTTGCCCCCGGGCAGCAACCCATTACCAAGTTTGCCACCCAAGGCTTGGTCGGCTTATGGCGATCCATCCGAAGTAAAAGCCCCTACCAACTACTCCAAGCATTTAGTCGGCGATTTTTACCAAACCGGGTTTATCGTCAGTTGAAACAGTATCATCAGCAGGATCCCCGTCGGGCCTATAAAGTACTGGAACGGACGGTACGTCTGGCTTTTCTACCTCAACAGGTTTATTTATTACGCATGAGTGAAAATCATTTGGATGCAGATTTAGGATGGGAAGGCTATTGCGGAGCTCTGATTATAAAGTCATTTTCGTTCAGCCACAGGGGCATGTTAAGAGATGCCAACCACCGAAGAATTCTTGTCGACTCGCTACGCCATATCGAATCAGAACATCAAGTTTCAGTGAGGTAGAGTCTGCGTTACGATCCGCTTAAACAGGCCAATGCTTAACGAAGCAAGGCATGTTGATCGTCCGTTAGAAGTGGATTACGGTTCAGGGCCTGTAGCCAACTGCGTCAATAGGCGACTTCTACCCGTCTAAGCAGGTGCCCTAAACTGGTTCTTCTAACTCGTTGAATCCCATTTGTGGCTCAGCCCAGGAAGTAAGTTGTAGCTAACATAAACTAGCAACAGTTAATTAGTAATGAAATCACGGGAATCTAGACTTTCTGATAGCGGACTAAAACAGGCTATTAGAAAGTCTAGATTACCCGTGATCAGCTGCTCACAAATTGTTTTCTGAATGGCCATATTTTAGTCATCGTTAGAAATTACATAGTAACTACTGGTGCATTACTTGTCTTATAAATTGCTCCTCAGAGTGAAATGGAGGAGCTTGTTTTATGTTGTAACTGCTTCTTTGGGTGCGTTCTCTGAAACGGACCCTTTTTCCAGTTTACCAAATCAATCCCTAAAACGGCTCAGACTTTTACTAATTACAATACTCACTAATCACCTTATATGCCGGGGTGTAACCTAGCTCACCGGCTTTGGACAGATCCAGGCAGCCGCCGTTTTCGTCGCCCAGACTATGCTTGATGAGCCCGCGTACATAGAATACTTCAGCATAGCCGGGCTTTAGTTTGATCGCGCTGTTGCAATCGGTGAGGGCGCCCTTCTGGTCACCCTGGGCCGACTTGATTAGGCCCAGGGTGAAATACGCTTCGGCATAAGCCGGATTGAGTTCAATGGCCTTAGTAAGGTCTATAATGGCCGCTTTTGAGTCACCCTGCCTGTGTTTACTGACGCCCCGGCTGAAGTAGGCTTCGGCGCGTTCGCTGCCTAACTCGTTAATTTTGTCACGTTCCTGAACGACGTTCCGCAGGTTATCGAGGATAGCATGGCTTATCCGGCCGTTGTAAACCACTTTTGTCTCGACATAAACATTGTTTACCTCAATAGCCTGGTTGAAATCCTGAACGGCCCCTTTTTGATCGCCAAGTTTGCTACGGCAAAAACCCCGCCCATAATAGGCCCGGTAATGATCCGGCTTTAACGCCAGCGCCCGCTCATAATCAGGCAGTGCACCTTTATAATCGTCGAGCTTTCCTTTTGCATAACCCCGATGGAAATAGGATTCGCTGTCTTGCGGGCTTAACTCGATCGCTTTGTTAAGGTCGGTAATGGCACCAGTAAAGTCATTCAGTTCAACTTTCGATGTGCCCCGGCCTGCATAGGCTTGTGCCCGCTTTGGGCTAATCTCAATAACTTTCGTAAAATCAAGTATACTTCCGGCGAAGTCGTTCAATTTCTGTTTAGTGACCGCACGAGCGTAATAGGCATAGGCATTGACCGGCTCCAGTTCGATGGCTTTTGAGAAGTCGGTCAGAGCCCCCTGGTATTGGTCAAGGCGGCTCCGGCTAATTCCCCGGTTATAATAGGCCTGGGGGGCGTCTGGGTTAAGTTCAATGGAACGGCCGAAGTCGAGTATAGCACCACGATGGTCCTCCTGCCGACTTTTGCTAACGCCCCGACTGAGGTAAGCCAGGGCGTCTTTACTGTTGAGTTCGATTGCCTTGTCGTAATCGAGAATGGCGCCCCGGTGATCTTTTAAAGTAGCTTTGGCTAACCCCCGGTTGTAATAGCTGGGCGCATTTTCGGGGTTCATGGTAATGGCCATACTGAAGGCCTGGAGAGCACCGGTAAAATCACTTGATTTACTGCGGTTAACTCCACTTTCAAAGAACTCAACCGCAGTCTGTTGAGCAGTAACGGTCATAGAAAGACTGCTTCCCACAAATAGGCAAGCAATCGGCAATAAATGTCGCTTCATTTGTTCAATAAAAGTTATGGTGAGTTTTTTACTTCATGAGCAGTACCACTTTCTGGAGAAAGTATGCTATACGGCCCCTGGTCTCTGTTTAGTTTAGTCCTTTTTTAGTAGGTATAAGAGTAGTGTACAAGCACAGCCAAGTAGGTATCAAAGCGAAACTACGTGCGACTACTTTCCTTTCTGTAGCCATGTGATGGGTAAGCTGTTTCCGGTAATAGCTTATTATTAGCGATAAATGGTGTTATTGTTTGCTTGTCATAGCTATATATAACTATTCACAACACATTTAGGAAATAAATAATAATCATGCATAATATTGGCTTGTCAATGTTCATTTTCGGTAATATATAAACGACGTATAGGATAGAGGAAAACAGAATCTTCCCTATAGTCCCATAAAGACGCCGTTGGCCTTAATGCCGCAGTAACCCGGCAAACAATCCGTTGGGTGGGTATCCCTACCCTGATCAGGGGGTGACACAGAGAACTTGACAATGCTGGCTAGCCGGTTCAAGCCAACCCTGTGGGTGGGTTCCGATCTGTTCATCCGCTTAGCTGGCGGCTATCCGTATGCTGCGAACCGAAGTTGACAATTATTAAAATTACCATTTCTTCGAACCCTCTTTTCGTAAGTTCATCGCTTGTGGAGAGGATTCACGTACTTAGCATACATACACTCCGATCTTAATCGCTTTAAGCCAGATTGGGGCTTTTGGTTACCGATAACATCCTCGATATTACTGGTAATGAAAAGCCCCAATGGCCTACACATCCCTAAACAGCACTGCCTACTCTTTACGCCTATAAACGCACAAAATTTAATTGATTTCGATTTTCTAGTAAGTTACGGTATGTCAAAGGTAGGAGACGGAATACCTGGAGTGAATGATCAAAATCATACCTTGTCGAGAATCATATCATATCCTGGGTACATACGACCTACTCGTATCAAATAATGCCTTAAAAATAGATAGGCCTCTGGTAGACCATATGGGGGCTTATAGCTATCAGACGGATCAGTGCATAACCATCCCATTGGCTAACCGTCCTCACGCTACGAGTGGATTGAGCGGATGAACTTAGAAGCTATTAAGCTAATGTTAATATGAATACATATTCGGATTAATTGAAGTTACCCCTAAGTAACCACCGTCCATCAAGCATTCCATGTTCACCCAGGAAGTTCATCAGAAGAAAAGGATACCTGAAGAGGGCAATGACGACTAGTACCTCCCCCATGTAAGGCTGGCCCGTTTCGCAAACGGCCACGTACCGGCTAAAAGGGCCGTTGATACCCGTAGCAGGATAGATTTCCCAGAGGGTGCGGCCCAACAGCTCCTGGCGGGTATACCCGCTCATGCGCAGGCCCGCTTCATTGATCATGACAAGCCGAAAGTCGGAAATAACCGCTGACATCTTCTCTCGAATGGCCTCGAAGAAGGTAATCCCGTTGATGGATACCTCAAAGGCCTGTTGCAGGACTAGTTCCCGGCGAGCGGCCTGGGCATCGGCTTTCAGTTGGGTGATGTTATCGTAGGAAACGACTATGCTGTCTTCCATCAGCCGCACCACTGACACGTCAAACTAGTCGGTGGTGGTTTGTGCCGCCAGCTGGTATTGATACTCAAATCGGGCCGACTCGCCGGTTTGGATGATTTGGCAATAGTGATCGAAGAGCGTGGCTTTGACCTTAACCGGATAGAGCCAACTACATAATTGGCCCACCAGGTCGGTGGCGGGTTTATTAAAATCTCGCTGGGCAACGGCATTGAGTATGGTTAGCCGCAGGTCGGTGATGAGGCCACCGGTGCGGATAGCCTGATAAACCAATACCCCGTTTTGGGTTGCCCTAAGCACGCTGGCTAGCAGGGCCTGAGCGGATTGATTAGTCGTCGACATGTTCCTGATTCCTGTTGAGTGAGTTGATCGTCAAACCGGCCCATAGGCGTCTATAAGTACGAAAATGTCAATACTAGGTAAGGTGGTTTCCGCAAAAACATTGGTTATCAATGGGTAATGCTGGTAGATGAGTGGGAAAAATCAAGTAGGGTCCGGTAACCTGATCGTTTGTCAGGCGAGTCGTCAGTGGTGAGCGGACCGATCGCCAATCGGGTTGTTTTTTCTAGTTGCTAAGCGTGTTATAGAAATCATCCAAAGATTATGACAAGTAGGACCATTCTTATGAAATGCTGATTTATAAATATCTATTGATCTCGAACGGTCGTATTTAGCTCCATCAAAAGCACAAGCTCTAGCCATTCATAAACAGTAGGTAGGTCTTGTACTTTTTGTCGAATCATTTAAGTTAGTTCCTTGAAGAGGGTGGTCCACTGGTAGCAGTGACCGCGTATCGCAGAATTTCGTTGATCTGCTCGGCTCCCAAGTTCGCCGACTTTATATCTACCTCAACCCCTTCTGTGGGGTGCTGCTTCAATGTAATACTGATCCAAGCGTCAGCTTCGATCAGTAGCTTAACGGTATTTTGTAGGTGCTGATCGGGGTGTGCCTGGCCTTCGATGAAAAACACTGGTTTGATTGGTTCCATTACTTTTTGATTTATTAAGTGCAAACTACTCCACAGTCAATAGTTTGTATTGTCTATTAAGTTATAGGCGATGGACAGTCGTTGATAAATAGTAAAATAAGCCCTGTCTGATAAAACACAACCATTTAAAGATGACTTACCATACTCAATATGAGAAATATTTTCCCAAATGCGTGGATATCGACCTAAACTACCTGATATACTGAATTATAGTCAAGTTACTGGTTTGCGACAAGATGAAGAAAACCCGTGACAATATGATTTATAGAAAATATAGCTATAACTCTTATTTGTACTAATTTTGAGTTATAGAATCTAAGCTTATAACTCATGAAATGGATTTGGCAATTGCCAAACTGGCCACTGTTCACATTTGATATAACAAAGTTTACTCACTACGAGAGAGAATTCCATCGAAATGTTGGGGTGATCATAGGGTCGTTAGCGGCCATTTCTGACGCAGATATTGACGAGTTACGGGTTACTTTATTAAGTAATGAAGCGTTTGATACCTCAAAAATTGAAGGGGAGATTTTAGACCGTGACTCTGTTCAGTCATCGATCCGCAAACAATTAGGCTTACAAACGGATGGGAGAAGGGCGGGACCAAAAGAAACAGGTGTTGCTCAAATGATGGTAGACGTAGTTCGAAGTTATCGTGACCCACTTGTCCAGGAACGCCTATTCTTGTGGCATAAAATGATCATGAATGGCAGAATCGACCTGGAAAGGATTGGGGGCTATCGGACTCATGCAGACCCGATGCAAATCGTATCAGGCCGCTTAGATATGCCAAAAGTATATTATGAGGCTCCTCCATCTGATCGTGTGGAAAGGGAAATGAATCAATTCATCGATTGGTTCAATCGAGCTGCTGAAGCGCAAATGCCAACGGTTGTTCATGCTGGTATGGCCCATTTATATTTTGAATTGATTCATCCTTTTGAGGACGGCAATGGGCGAATAGGTCGTATCATTGCCGAAAAGGCATTAGCCATCGGTGCCAGACAATCATTGATCACCTCTTTATCTAGTACGATCGAGCGAGACAAAAAAGCCTACTATCAGGCGTTAGAGCGGGCCAATACCTCTTTGGACATCACAGAATGGCTCATCTATTTTTCCGAAAAGATTCTGGAAGCCCAAGTTTATGTTCAACGAATGATCGCCTTTATTGTCTATAAAGCTCGGTATTTCGAAACCTTCAGTGGCCAGCTAAATGATCGCCAGATCAAAGTAGCGTTACGTTTGTTTCAGGAAGGGTTAGAGGGCTTCAGGGGAGGCTTAAGTGCAGAAAACTACATTCGGATCGCAAAAACGTCAAGAGCTACGACTACCCGGGATTTGGCCGAGATGGTTGAACTAGGCGCCCTGAAAAGGCATGGGAAGCTACGACACACGCGTTATTATCTTCCGTTACAGGAAGTAGCTGAAAAAGAATCTTAATTTGAGTTGGTTGGTAGACCAGCACCATTCAGAGTGAGTACAGCAACCAATGTAATCACTACCCTTGCTGTGATCGTTGTTTCAATGCTATGAGCATCGAAGCCGACCGCAAGCCAGCAGATATACCTTAGACAGCCATCGTAAAATGATACCAGATCAGTAAAAGCACCTCTTCATGAGCTGAGGACTTCTGATTAGATCTATTGCTTCAATACGATGATGGTAAACAATTATTCAAGGCTATGCAACTAACTGAATACTAATCTCATCTCTTCGAAAATGATCAATATCAGCCCGTACTTTTAAGACCGCTTCACCGACGGACGGCCGCTGCCGTTCAAATTCTTCTATGTTATTTGGCTACGCCCGTGTTTCGACCGCCCCGGCGGCCCGGTCAAGATCAGAACTTATCCCTCCAGTTGGATGACCTTAAAAAAGCAGGCTGTCAAAAAATTTTTCAGGACCGGGGTGGCGTCCCACAAGGTCTCCTCGGCCAAAGTACGACCGCAACTTTTAAAGTTATTAGAGGTACTTCGAGAAGGAGACACCATCATAGTTTGGAAATTGGATAGGCTAGGTAGATCGCTCAAAGAACTGTTTACGTTGATCAATGACTTTCAAGCTAAAGACATTGGCTTCCGTAGTCTAAATGATGCGATTGATACCACTACAGCTCAAGGCCGCTTAGTGTTTAATTTATTTGCCTCGCTGGCCGAGTTTGATGGCACCGGCCACCCGGCGTGATATGATCCGGGAACGAACTAAAGCCGGTCTAGCGGCAGCTCGTGCCAGGGGACGAGTAGGCGGCCGACCAAAGGGACTCACAGTTGAGGCCCAAGCGAAGGCACGGGCCGTCAAATCCATATACGCACTCAAAACGCATACAATTCTGGAGATAGGTCAGCTGTTTCACTTAAGCCGAGCAACGGTATATCGGTATTTAGCTTGGAAGGAAGCACACAAAGATTGAGTAGTGAAGGACATTGCTTCATAAAACGGGTGTGGCTGTTGCACAACTCTGCTTCCAACATCGATTTTTCAGCGGCTGAATTGGCGAATGAGATTTTCTACCATTGTCTACCCTGCTTAGTTGAGAAAAAGCACGCCAAAGCCCAGAAAAGTGTCCCCAGAAGCCAATGACCAGTCCACCTTTAGGGCTATGGCCTGGCTGACAATAGACTTGGGCGTGAACTTCATATACTTCTTCAGATTGAAGGCAATAGCCGCCATTAGCATCACCTTGTGAGCCCCGGCTTTGCCGCGTACATTTAGTTTGCGTATGCCGTAGTGCTCCACTAAACTCCCTAAGACCGGCTCAACCGTCTG is a window of Spirosoma linguale DSM 74 DNA encoding:
- a CDS encoding IstB domain protein ATP-binding protein (PFAM: IstB domain protein ATP-binding protein~KEGG: tau:Tola_2684 IstB domain protein ATP-binding protein), coding for MNNQATLDRLRDLKLVGMYQAFETLLRLPLHQQPPADELLAQLTEAEHEYRQHRRTQMAIRAARFRYQASLEELHYGPGRNLDKTLVLRLADCRFIDRAENIFLTGSTGCGKSYVASALGYQACQLGYRVGYHNLIRLIQRLQLAKADGSYQREMSRLERQHLLILDDWGLQPLDQNGRLALLQIMEDRHGKAATIITSQLPVSKWHEYIDDPTLADAILDRLTHKAHRMELKGESMRRKQSLAAEK
- a CDS encoding Integrase catalytic region (PFAM: Integrase catalytic region~KEGG: maq:Maqu_3180 integrase catalytic subunit) — its product is MANQRLPMHLLRQILLLQQQHKSIRDIARSLGLARNTVRGYLRMLPDPATLSLPQLSDQQLDELVQSRPPAPSPDAPLTILQQRFAQIDRELTRPGVTRYSLWLDYKAEHPNGYQYTQFCHYYQLWSQRQQTSMHIEHKAGDKLFVDFAGKRLSLVDQTTGEVRPVEFFVAVLGCSQLTYAQVVATQRKEDFITALQNALHYFGGVPAAIVPDNLKAAVIRSDRYEPQINETLADFALHYQTTILPARSGKPRDKALVEGAVNILYRRIYAPLRNEVFHRLDDLNAAIRPLLDAHNQMRFQNRGHSRQSQFEERERMHLMGLPNTAYLIKHYAGSRVQKNGHVLLSEDKHYYSVPYRYIGQWVRLIYTASSVEVYCQHQRIATHQRLQGQYHYSTLKEHLPPAHQWISDWSPETFVRRADRIGPQTRQAVEAILTSRAHPEQAYKSCQGVLSLEKKVGRERLERACQRALCYQSVSYKVIRSIIERGLDTLSDASPVSSVPSHENIRGASAYQ
- a CDS encoding hypothetical protein (KEGG: reu:Reut_B5441 uroporphyrinogen decarboxylase), translated to MYMSISFWKHYPQLDQDGRMLAQATIAYQQRFQFDFVKLTPAGTWLAVCYGAVDACQGDHLGRRTIIKPCVNNWQDWQQLPLFGHPYFPQMLTQQLIASRMVSQAMEEVDVCATVFSPLSQAIQIAGLDTFIKQLEKYPEEVEKGLTRITRNTNFVLDELAESGIKRLFYVMQHTQEHVFPATQYHQIAARHDLACLGYSASIFKDTLVHLHGENVYWGLSSSIRGVRIHYGIHPTNPAPVGLAQQAQLPVVAGIPVSELTRITSKQQAQQLLELHFTDTAEPLLTGNCVLPLNFSDQQTDFWIQSFSQLLN